GTTGTATTCAGTCAAGGAACGTACATAGATATTGGAAGCTATACACTATAATGGAATTTCTTCTGCTCTCGTATGGAAACCTGCAACACACTGAATGTTTtatttgtcgatgacaatgaattaCTCATGTTTTGTCTAAAAAATGTGAAACAATTCTTATTTGCACTTTCTGCAGACTCATGTAATTGCTGTCAAGAACACTGTCAGTTCAGCGGTTGTCATCATGCAAGCAATTGGCCGCTGATCTGCTTGCTCTTTGTACTACTAAAGGTAAATTTTGAACAATTTTTACTGCCATTGTTGCAAGGAAAGTTGGTGACGCTGGCGTGTCTCAGTAGATGCAAAATAACATATGGTGGCGTAGAATGAACCTATACTTTCCATAGTGTATTTGACTTCTATTCATACCTGTGTACAGCCATATGAACCTATATATGCTATCTGAATTTAGTGGCGGTTTATTTCAATTTGTCTCTTGGTCAGTAAGTTCGCACCAACGAGATTGCATATGTGGTCTACTGAAGTTGCAGATATAAGTTCATTGCATCAAAAAGTTTCATTTCTTCACTTTTATGTAGTGATGCCAATAATGTTTCAATTTAAAAAAATCGACTACATATGTGAGTGTGAATATATAGGTAGTGCAATTAAGTACTCTCAAGATATTAATGTCTATCTTTTCTGCACTAATTGTTTATTCCTTGTTTTGTTTGTACTGTTGCTTTGCCACTGACCCGTAAAATTGGATGTTCTTTCAAGAAGAGTCTCTCTTTTCTACACTAATTGACTTTTTCCCTCCCACCCGGGTATGAAAGGCAGTGTTTTTTCCCTCCCAGTAAATTACACTATTTTCAGGTGGCATCATACGGCGAAGCAGGGGATATGGATCAGAAGCCGCAATGGTGCGCGTGACGACATGTCTAACACTTGCCTGACCCTGGACTCTGGCTTCTTCTTGCAAGTAAGCTCATTTTGCTCTTCTACACCCCCCAACTCATGTGAGGATCTCTGGTTGGATTTGGGTAACCAGACCCCAAGAGATGTAATCCTATTTGGATATAAATTGTCTATGCTAGCTTGATTTAGTTAATAGGAGTAGATTTTATAGATGAACTGTGTATGCTAGCTTGATGGGGTATCCATTAACGTCTAAGGTTTCACAAGGAAATGAGTTTCTTGCATTCTCATGTTGAAAAGGATTAAAGAAACCTAGCAGAATATGGTTTCAAAGTTTTAGTTTCTTATTGGGTTCATCCACAAGGTTTGCCGAAAGTTATCAACTTGCTTTGTAAAAAGGCTTTGTATcatgtatctttgtttgtgcaaGAAATCCAATTGGAATTGGTCTCTTGTCATGTGCATGTACTTTCTTTATTGCTTATATATTTCAACCACTTATCTAAGTTGTCTCTAAACCATTTTCGATGACTCAGGTTGACCATACTATTGTGAGAATCTCGGCCAGGATCATTCTTTATATCATGTTGGATCATCTTGGAATTTGTAGAGTAATTTATCGTCTAAGGAT
This region of Triticum aestivum cultivar Chinese Spring chromosome 2D, IWGSC CS RefSeq v2.1, whole genome shotgun sequence genomic DNA includes:
- the LOC123048476 gene encoding uncharacterized protein isoform X4 — encoded protein: MASYFLITNDFKLKMLNHAMQELLFWAPMEDSCNCCQEHCQFSGCHHASNWPLICLLFVLLKVASYGEAGDMDQKPQWCA
- the LOC123048476 gene encoding uncharacterized protein isoform X1, which codes for MFPCFGWMGVGAASIAATRKTPVTSCPFQPRITNDFKLKMLNHAMQELLFWAPMEDSCNCCQEHCQFSGCHHASNWPLICLLFVLLKGIWIRSRNGARDDMSNTCLTLDSGFFLQVDHTIVRISARIILYIMLDHLGICRVIYRLRMYSQNTISVVVLFYTSVQSNGICILYCTATL
- the LOC123048476 gene encoding uncharacterized protein isoform X2, encoding MASYFLITNDFKLKMLNHAMQELLFWAPMEDSCNCCQEHCQFSGCHHASNWPLICLLFVLLKGIWIRSRNGARDDMSNTCLTLDSGFFLQVDHTIVRISARIILYIMLDHLGICRVIYRLRMYSQNTISVVVLFYTSVQSNGICILYCTATL